From Candidatus Pedobacter colombiensis, one genomic window encodes:
- a CDS encoding polyprenol monophosphomannose synthase: MSDSLVIIPTFNEKENIEKIIRKIFSLNYFFEILIIDDGSPDGTADIVKKLQSEYPALHLEQRSGKLGLGTAYIHGFKWALAHPKYQYIFEMDADFSHNPDDLIRLRTACVNGADVAIGSRYVNGVNVVNWPMNRVLMSYFASMYVRLITRINIQDATAGFKCYRRKVLATIPLDKIKFVGYAFQIEMKFTALKYGFNVVEVPIIFTDRTEGSSKMSTRIFREAFIGVIQMKIWSWFRKYDKPKD; this comes from the coding sequence AGAAAGATTTTTTCATTAAACTACTTTTTTGAAATCTTAATTATTGATGACGGCTCTCCAGATGGCACAGCTGATATTGTAAAGAAACTACAATCAGAATATCCTGCCCTTCACTTAGAACAGCGCAGCGGTAAATTAGGCTTAGGTACAGCCTATATACATGGATTTAAATGGGCATTAGCGCATCCCAAATACCAGTACATCTTTGAAATGGATGCTGATTTTTCTCACAACCCCGACGATCTGATCCGCCTGAGAACAGCTTGCGTAAATGGTGCCGATGTAGCCATTGGTTCCCGCTATGTAAATGGGGTTAATGTAGTAAACTGGCCAATGAACAGGGTATTGATGTCTTATTTTGCTTCCATGTATGTAAGATTGATTACGCGCATTAACATACAGGATGCCACTGCCGGATTTAAATGCTACCGCCGTAAGGTTTTAGCCACTATACCACTTGATAAGATTAAATTTGTGGGCTATGCTTTCCAGATAGAGATGAAATTTACAGCCTTGAAATACGGGTTTAACGTAGTTGAGGTACCCATCATCTTTACCGACCGTACGGAAGGCAGTTCAAAAATGAGTACCAGAATATTCAGGGAAGCATTTATAGGCGTAATACAAATGAAAATTTGGAGCTGGTTTAGGAAATACGATAAACCTAAAGATTAG
- a CDS encoding YdeI/OmpD-associated family protein, protein MITFKAEIERFGEMGEKTGWTYVFVPQAIANQIKADCKKSFRVKGHLDHVEIEGVSLVPMGEGNFIMALNGGIRRQLRKEVGGVLVLSLEEDVTFKIEMPEDLELCLSDEPHLLKNFLKQPKSHQNWYINWLNSAKTEPTRTKRIVKIVSAMDKGWDFGTMMRDGKPREEK, encoded by the coding sequence ATGATCACTTTTAAAGCAGAAATAGAACGTTTTGGCGAAATGGGCGAAAAAACAGGCTGGACCTATGTTTTTGTTCCGCAAGCTATTGCCAATCAGATTAAGGCCGATTGTAAGAAAAGTTTTAGGGTAAAAGGCCACCTGGATCATGTAGAAATCGAGGGTGTGTCATTGGTTCCCATGGGCGAAGGAAACTTTATCATGGCCTTGAATGGTGGGATACGTAGACAACTACGAAAAGAAGTTGGTGGTGTATTGGTCTTATCTCTGGAAGAAGATGTAACTTTTAAAATCGAGATGCCCGAGGATCTGGAACTTTGCCTTTCTGATGAGCCGCATTTACTCAAAAACTTTTTAAAGCAGCCCAAGTCGCATCAAAACTGGTATATCAACTGGCTCAATAGTGCCAAAACAGAGCCTACCAGAACCAAGCGAATTGTAAAGATCGTTTCGGCTATGGATAAAGGATGGGATTTTGGAACTATGATGAGAGATGGGAAACCACGGGAAGAAAAGTAA